Proteins encoded in a region of the Clostridium butyricum genome:
- a CDS encoding response regulator transcription factor, with amino-acid sequence MNNKILIVDDEYEILKLLETVLRKEGFTNIYTAQTSKSGLEEFKRIKPDLVLLDVMLPDGDGYEICKHIRNTSMVPILFLSAKTEELDKILGFAIGGDDYITKPFSPKEVAFRIKAHLRRVSYSNEGSNDLNVSEEKIIKFGSCILNESRAELIKNGEVIELTAKELKILSLLAHNQNQIISKETLWDKVWGEDYFGFDNTIMVHIRKLREKIEDDASNPKYIITVRGLGYKLSVKED; translated from the coding sequence GTGAATAATAAAATACTAATAGTAGATGATGAATATGAAATTTTAAAATTATTAGAAACTGTGCTTAGAAAAGAGGGGTTTACCAATATATATACTGCTCAGACTTCTAAGTCAGGTTTAGAAGAATTTAAAAGAATAAAACCAGATTTAGTTTTACTAGATGTAATGCTTCCAGATGGTGATGGATATGAAATATGTAAGCATATAAGAAATACTTCGATGGTTCCAATATTATTTTTATCAGCTAAAACAGAAGAGCTTGATAAAATATTAGGATTTGCTATTGGTGGAGATGATTATATAACAAAACCATTTAGTCCTAAAGAAGTTGCCTTTAGAATTAAAGCTCATTTAAGAAGAGTCAGTTATAGCAATGAAGGTTCAAATGATTTAAATGTTAGTGAAGAAAAAATAATAAAATTTGGTTCTTGTATTTTAAATGAAAGTAGAGCTGAACTCATTAAAAATGGTGAAGTAATAGAGTTAACAGCTAAGGAACTTAAAATATTATCTTTACTAGCACACAATCAAAATCAAATAATAAGTAAAGAAACCTTATGGGATAAAGTATGGGGAGAAGATTACTTTGGATTTGATAACACAATAATGGTTCACATAAGAAAATTACGTGAAAAAATTGAGGATGATGCATCTAATCCTAAATACATTATTACAGTTAGAGGACTTGGATATAAATTGTCTGTAAAGGAAGATTAA